A single region of the Aquarana catesbeiana isolate 2022-GZ linkage group LG07, ASM4218655v1, whole genome shotgun sequence genome encodes:
- the BARX1 gene encoding homeobox protein BarH-like 1, whose protein sequence is MQHPLDIGAHYFPHETFADHRSHRYRSFMIEEILTDHQDPKISPPTGELLKFGVQALLSARPYHNHLALLKAEQASIFKFPLGPLSCPGLGSPISSALLAASSGLQGGSSSAHHLPLELHLRGKLESGVSEQGSKSKKGRRSRTVFTELQLMGLEKRFEKQKYLSTPDRIDLAESLGLSQLQVKTWYQNRRMKWKKIVLQGGGLESPTKPKGRPKKNSIPTSEQLSEQERAKEAEKQTEDLHSPCEINQEE, encoded by the exons ATGCAGCACCCCCTGGATATCGGGGCGCACTACTTCCCCCATGAGACGTTCGCCGATCACAGATCTCACCGCTACCGGAGTTTCATGATAGAAGAGATCCTCACCGATCACCAGGACCCCAAAATCTCCCCTCCTACCGGGGAGCTGCTCAAGTTCGGGGTTCAGGCTCTGCTCTCTGCCAGACCCTACCACAACCACCTCG CCCTACTAAAGGCAGAGCAGGCCTCGATCTTCAAGTTCCCCCTGGGTCCTCTGTCCTGCCCCGGCCTGGGCTCCCCCATCAGCTCCGCACTGCTCGCAGCCAGCTCGGGCCTCCAGGGCGGGTCCAGCTCCGCCCACCACCTGCCCCTAGAACTGCACCTGCGGGGTAAGCTGGAGAGCGGGGTGTCCGAGCAGGGCAGCAAATCCAAGAAGGGCAGGAGAAGCCGGACTGTGTTCACAGAGCTGCAGCTTATGGGGCTGGAGAAGAGGTTCGAGAAACAGAAATATCTTTCCACCCCTGACAG GATAGACTTGGCAGAATCTTTGGGGCTTAGCCAACTACAGGTGAAAACTTGGTACCAAAATCGGCGCATGAAATGGAAAAAGATT GTTTTGCAAGGTGGTGGACTTGAATCACCAACTAAACCCAAAGGTCGTCCTAAGAAAAATTCCATCCCAACCAGCGAACAGCTTTCAGAGCAGGAGAGGGcaaaggaggcagagaaacagacTGAGGACCTCCATTCACCTTGCGAAATTAATCAGGAGGAGTAA